From the Clostridium sp. Marseille-P299 genome, one window contains:
- a CDS encoding transporter substrate-binding domain-containing protein has translation MKKIKLFGLFISIISIAILGTACVKSTTKNNSVTQTDTKIDSSSKTELNSKADTNTKTNTDSNTKTNTEKNSSESPTAEEVTKVYVAHTQTYVPYDYVNENGESDGFEVQVLKEVDKLLPQYEFIFVPTSDDDLLIGVESGKYNIGTKGAWFTEERAEKFVFPKNYIAASSIGIAFRTENADVIKDLESFATFSGKLVPIAPQNAQYSVVEEYNKEHPDNQIDLQASDSFDVADAYTWVVEGRYDAFFTIKVSFENNVLAKDGAYHDYADKLSYVVHQAIPTWPLFNKNDKDLADAYDEAITTLTENGRILELQEQYFGEDIFQYIK, from the coding sequence ATGAAAAAAATTAAATTATTCGGACTTTTCATAAGTATTATTAGCATCGCTATACTTGGTACAGCATGTGTCAAATCAACAACTAAAAATAATAGTGTAACTCAGACAGATACAAAAATTGATTCAAGTTCAAAAACAGAATTAAATTCAAAAGCAGATACTAATACAAAAACAAATACAGATTCAAATACTAAAACAAATACAGAAAAGAACAGCAGCGAAAGTCCTACAGCAGAAGAAGTTACTAAAGTATATGTAGCTCATACACAAACCTATGTTCCGTATGATTATGTCAATGAAAATGGCGAATCGGATGGTTTTGAAGTTCAGGTGTTAAAGGAAGTTGATAAATTATTACCTCAATATGAATTTATATTCGTTCCAACCTCTGACGACGATTTGTTGATTGGTGTAGAATCCGGAAAGTATAACATTGGAACAAAAGGAGCTTGGTTTACTGAAGAAAGAGCTGAAAAATTTGTATTTCCTAAGAATTATATCGCTGCTAGTAGCATTGGAATCGCATTTCGTACTGAAAATGCTGATGTCATCAAAGATCTTGAGAGTTTTGCAACTTTTAGTGGAAAGTTAGTCCCTATCGCCCCTCAAAATGCACAGTATAGCGTAGTAGAAGAATACAATAAAGAGCATCCAGACAATCAAATTGATTTACAGGCTTCTGATTCTTTTGATGTTGCCGATGCTTATACTTGGGTGGTTGAAGGAAGATACGATGCATTTTTTACAATTAAAGTTTCCTTTGAAAATAATGTGCTAGCAAAGGATGGAGCTTACCACGATTATGCAGATAAACTCTCTTATGTTGTACATCAAGCAATACCTACCTGGCCACTGTTTAACAAAAATGATAAAGACCTTGCAGATGCTTATGATGAAGCAATTACAACGCTAACTGAGAATGGAAGAATTTTAGAATTACAAGAACAATACTTTGGTGAAGATATTTTTCAGTATATAAAATAA
- a CDS encoding uroporphyrinogen decarboxylase family protein: MSKKQLVLNAFNNKEVERVPVGFWFHFVEGKEFNQGVQRKEIIQKNIDGHRAFYEKFKPDFIKLMSDGFFQYPNDVLIKGGTTKELKQIKPLGKNHIWIEKQVQLVKSLTDIFGNDVATFYNIFSPATFLRIQLTNSKSNLTITDYFKQDKEALKYALSVISEDLAALATRVIEEGGADGIYLSVQNVQKNDFTAIDYLDLIAPSELNVLKAANSVSDNNILHICGYEGARNDLTIYKDYNAKVINWAVNVEKVSLLEGKKLFGNRAVIGGFDNTANGILYRGSKEEIEKVTEQLLNEAGTTGIILGADCTVPSDIDLKHLEWVREKAAELSQKERVV; the protein is encoded by the coding sequence ATGTCAAAAAAACAATTAGTTTTAAATGCATTTAATAATAAAGAAGTTGAACGAGTTCCAGTAGGTTTTTGGTTTCATTTTGTAGAAGGTAAAGAGTTTAATCAAGGAGTGCAACGTAAGGAAATTATTCAAAAAAATATTGACGGACATAGAGCATTTTATGAGAAATTTAAACCAGATTTTATAAAATTAATGAGTGATGGATTTTTCCAATACCCAAACGATGTACTTATCAAAGGTGGTACAACGAAGGAGCTAAAACAAATAAAACCTCTTGGTAAAAATCATATATGGATAGAAAAACAGGTGCAACTAGTAAAATCCTTAACCGATATCTTTGGTAACGATGTAGCAACTTTTTATAACATCTTTTCACCTGCTACATTTTTAAGGATTCAACTAACAAATTCTAAATCGAATTTAACAATTACAGACTACTTTAAACAAGATAAAGAAGCACTAAAATACGCACTAAGCGTAATATCAGAAGACCTAGCTGCTCTAGCTACTAGGGTTATTGAGGAAGGCGGGGCAGATGGAATTTATTTAAGCGTTCAAAATGTTCAAAAGAATGATTTTACTGCAATTGATTATTTAGATCTCATTGCTCCTAGTGAATTGAATGTATTAAAGGCGGCGAACAGTGTGAGTGATAATAATATTCTTCATATTTGTGGTTATGAAGGTGCAAGAAATGACTTGACTATTTATAAAGATTATAATGCAAAGGTTATCAATTGGGCGGTAAATGTGGAGAAAGTTAGTCTCCTCGAAGGAAAGAAATTATTCGGAAACCGTGCTGTGATTGGTGGATTTGATAATACGGCAAATGGTATTTTATATCGTGGTTCCAAAGAAGAAATAGAAAAAGTCACGGAACAATTATTAAATGAGGCTGGTACGACGGGAATTATTCTAGGTGCAGATTGTACAGTTCCTAGTGATATTGATTTAAAACATCTTGAATGGGTGAGGGAGAAAGCAGCTGAGTTATCTCAAAAGGAAAGGGTAGTTTAA
- a CDS encoding MarR family winged helix-turn-helix transcriptional regulator: MNDNDLNDGNLKAFRETINDLESVYATFSKINGLSNAEYWSLILICEGSTTQRDISEQLSLSRQTVNSAFKLLVKKGLVTLEPVKDNLRIKEACLTELGEKYAKKCMDSVHNIEEKVWLTLEKEERIQLTKLICKYKDLMKDALQKQKK; the protein is encoded by the coding sequence ATGAACGATAATGATTTGAATGATGGAAATTTGAAAGCTTTCCGTGAAACTATTAATGATTTGGAGAGTGTTTATGCTACGTTCTCAAAAATTAATGGTTTATCCAATGCTGAATATTGGTCTTTAATTTTAATATGTGAAGGTTCTACAACTCAAAGAGATATTAGTGAACAACTATCACTTAGTAGACAGACTGTGAATTCTGCATTCAAATTACTTGTAAAAAAAGGATTGGTAACTTTGGAACCTGTTAAGGATAACCTACGCATTAAAGAAGCTTGTCTAACCGAGTTAGGTGAAAAGTACGCAAAAAAATGTATGGACAGCGTACACAATATAGAGGAGAAAGTATGGTTAACCTTAGAAAAAGAAGAAAGGATTCAGCTTACAAAGCTCATTTGTAAGTACAAAGATTTAATGAAAGATGCATTACAAAAACAAAAAAAATAA
- a CDS encoding ABC transporter ATP-binding protein, whose protein sequence is MKFILRFLKPYWKLCVFTIFLLTLDVAGALFIPTLAAKMLNAGTMGSTPNVLLNTGIKMAIASIISAFGALLSGYVCSILSAKVGKDIRDSIYKKSLQLSIYDFRQFGTASITTRTISDVTNIQLAIVSFIQMVLPVPIIFVIALTLSFRLDIQLGFLLLIVVLIVIILAGFIMKKASPLSRLLQKKLDRMSSILLENITGVRVIRAFNKESSEQNRLDNSFSDYANTAIKTNKLFASLDGLSFLSINIFMVMIYWISGGSISAGRYQIGDITAITEYALLILYFLMMAQMIILTMPRALECCRRVQAVLEHTPEIRDDVSKDNNTVLEKNKDVLSFKDVSFRYSDAEEDTLSHLNFTCRRGETTAIIGGNGSRKSTIASLILRFNDVTKGEICLNGQDIKSMTQHNLRKHLAYVQQKAWLFSGTIANNLRYGNQNATDEELKHALKVAQAYDFVNSLPLKLDSYVAQGGMNFSGGQKQRLSIARALVKKPELYIFDDSFSALDFKTDAALRKALSQETQDSAVLIIAQRISSIQHANQIIVLDEGKVAGIGTHDKLMKHCLVYQEIYKSQTKEDSNNEI, encoded by the coding sequence ATGAAATTTATATTACGTTTTCTAAAGCCTTATTGGAAATTATGTGTTTTTACAATTTTTTTATTAACATTAGATGTGGCTGGCGCTTTATTCATTCCAACACTTGCTGCTAAAATGTTGAATGCAGGCACTATGGGTAGTACACCAAATGTATTACTCAATACTGGTATTAAGATGGCGATAGCATCCATTATATCTGCTTTCGGTGCACTTCTTAGCGGATATGTGTGTTCTATACTATCCGCAAAAGTGGGAAAAGATATCAGGGATTCAATCTATAAGAAATCACTACAGTTATCAATCTACGATTTTCGCCAATTTGGAACTGCTTCCATTACGACCCGTACAATTTCTGATGTCACCAACATTCAATTAGCGATTGTTAGCTTCATCCAAATGGTTTTACCAGTACCTATTATATTTGTTATTGCACTTACCTTATCATTTCGATTGGATATACAATTAGGTTTCCTTTTATTGATTGTGGTCCTAATTGTTATAATTCTTGCAGGATTTATTATGAAAAAGGCCTCACCGCTAAGCCGATTACTTCAAAAAAAGTTAGATCGAATGAGTTCAATATTGCTTGAAAATATTACTGGAGTTCGTGTAATTCGTGCCTTTAATAAAGAGTCCAGTGAACAAAATAGATTAGATAATTCATTCTCAGACTACGCGAATACTGCGATTAAAACCAACAAATTATTTGCTAGTTTAGACGGTCTTTCTTTTCTATCGATTAATATTTTTATGGTTATGATTTATTGGATTAGCGGTGGAAGTATTAGTGCAGGACGTTATCAAATTGGAGATATTACAGCTATCACTGAATATGCACTATTAATATTATATTTCCTTATGATGGCACAAATGATCATACTGACGATGCCTCGTGCACTAGAATGTTGCCGCCGAGTACAAGCAGTTCTAGAACATACTCCAGAGATTAGAGATGATGTATCAAAGGACAACAACACAGTTTTAGAAAAAAACAAAGATGTATTGAGTTTTAAAGATGTATCTTTTCGATATTCTGACGCAGAAGAAGATACCTTAAGTCATTTAAATTTTACGTGTAGACGTGGCGAAACTACTGCTATTATAGGTGGAAACGGTAGTAGAAAATCTACCATTGCTTCCCTAATATTACGATTTAATGATGTTACAAAAGGAGAAATCTGTTTGAATGGTCAGGATATTAAAAGCATGACGCAACATAACTTAAGAAAGCATTTGGCATATGTACAACAAAAAGCATGGCTCTTTTCCGGAACAATCGCAAATAACTTGCGATATGGAAATCAAAATGCAACCGATGAAGAACTAAAACATGCCTTAAAAGTAGCACAAGCTTACGATTTTGTTAACTCATTACCACTAAAACTTGACTCCTATGTTGCTCAAGGAGGGATGAATTTCTCTGGTGGTCAAAAGCAACGACTTTCCATCGCCAGAGCATTAGTAAAAAAACCTGAATTGTATATTTTTGATGATAGTTTTTCAGCATTAGATTTTAAAACAGATGCTGCGTTACGAAAAGCATTAAGTCAGGAAACACAGGACTCGGCAGTGTTAATTATTGCTCAGCGTATTAGTTCCATTCAACATGCGAATCAGATTATAGTATTAGATGAAGGAAAAGTAGCTGGAATTGGAACTCATGATAAACTTATGAAACATTGCTTAGTATATCAAGAAATCTATAAATCTCAAACAAAGGAGGATTCAAACAATGAAATTTAA
- a CDS encoding amino acid ABC transporter permease: MNLDLDFMIKTFVHTLTGIPTTLNITFLSLAIASPIAFFMAIAKIQEVKIIKRFLSLYVSFVRGTPMVLQILIIYSLIPSLLNFLVKLLDIKINVFAIPPIIYAYIVFTLNSIASLSECFRSALLTIHQGQLEAAKAVGMTSVQAYIRIIIPQALVVAIPNICNITVSLIKGTSLAFLMTVKDITAIAKMDAAYGYNYIEAYLVIFIIYILVCTAVQILYKGIERYFSTFRSLQVKKGGV, from the coding sequence ATGAACCTTGATTTAGATTTTATGATAAAAACCTTTGTACACACCTTGACAGGAATTCCAACCACCTTAAATATTACATTTCTTTCCCTTGCTATTGCATCACCAATTGCGTTTTTTATGGCGATAGCCAAGATTCAAGAAGTGAAAATAATAAAGAGATTCCTCTCTTTATATGTATCATTTGTAAGAGGCACTCCAATGGTTTTACAGATATTGATTATATACAGTTTAATACCTAGCTTACTCAATTTCCTTGTAAAACTATTAGACATCAAGATAAATGTCTTTGCAATTCCACCTATCATATATGCATATATTGTATTTACTTTAAACTCCATTGCCAGCTTATCCGAATGTTTTCGCTCCGCTTTATTAACCATTCATCAAGGACAATTAGAGGCAGCGAAAGCCGTTGGTATGACTAGTGTTCAGGCCTATATAAGAATCATTATTCCTCAGGCACTGGTAGTAGCAATTCCAAATATCTGTAATATTACAGTAAGCTTAATCAAAGGAACCTCCTTAGCTTTTTTGATGACCGTGAAAGATATTACAGCGATTGCTAAAATGGATGCTGCTTATGGCTATAACTATATTGAAGCATATTTAGTGATATTTATTATTTATATTCTTGTATGTACAGCAGTTCAGATATTATATAAAGGAATTGAAAGATATTTTAGTACATTTCGCAGTTTACAAGTAAAGAAAGGAGGGGTATAG
- a CDS encoding ABC transporter ATP-binding protein yields MKFNNKKKMKQSSEFELPQDTQGTLLRLIHQLKSQRIRLSIVALSILIYTVLSIWTPFRSAQVIDLLWQSIKSSKEQGLPFTIKWDTLGSELTFLTIQYFFLWLFYYLQSFLMANVAENLILSLRKQISEKLNKLPLRFFDQNKSGEILSKVTNDLDKISDTLQTGLLKFLVAIGTIIGSIIIMFYYNIALTCIFLVFMILSMIITKIVATKNLEYAALRQETLGELTGIVEEFYTGRNIIKAYNQEEQSMKRVFDSTEANRNISQKADFLTNCVNPLIRLLTRLAHVVIAVIAGFAMINGTMTIGVVQAFFQYINQTAEPLTQASYMINTLQSALASAERTFKLLDSEEEIVDTSNPIILERAKGHITFDYVSFGYNKDHLLMKEISFTAKPGEKIAIVGSTGAGKTTLINLLMRFYEINKGQILIDGISSTDMTRKGLRQNFGMVLQDTWLFHGTVAENIAYGKSSATREEIVAAAKAAKVDYFIRTMPQGYDTVLDNDGANLSVGQRQLLTIARVFLCNPPILILDEATSSVDTRTEIEISKAMEKLMKGRTSFVIAHRLSTIRDADKILFMENGNIIEQGNHNELLQKNGAYASLYYSQFA; encoded by the coding sequence ATGAAATTTAATAACAAAAAGAAAATGAAACAATCATCAGAATTTGAACTACCTCAAGATACACAAGGTACCTTGCTTCGTTTAATTCACCAACTAAAGAGCCAGCGAATTCGATTATCTATTGTTGCTTTATCTATATTAATTTATACCGTATTAAGTATATGGACACCATTTCGTAGTGCACAGGTAATTGATCTACTATGGCAAAGCATTAAAAGTTCAAAAGAACAAGGATTGCCTTTTACTATTAAATGGGATACTCTCGGTAGTGAATTAACATTTTTAACGATTCAATATTTCTTTTTATGGCTATTTTATTATCTGCAATCTTTTTTAATGGCTAATGTAGCAGAAAACTTAATACTTTCTCTTCGTAAACAAATTAGCGAAAAATTAAACAAACTACCTTTGAGATTTTTTGATCAAAATAAATCAGGCGAGATTTTGAGCAAAGTAACAAATGATTTAGATAAAATTTCAGATACATTACAAACCGGACTTTTAAAATTTTTAGTCGCTATCGGAACGATTATTGGATCAATAATCATCATGTTTTATTACAATATTGCCTTAACCTGTATTTTCCTTGTATTTATGATACTTAGTATGATTATTACAAAAATCGTAGCTACAAAAAATTTAGAGTATGCCGCACTTCGCCAAGAAACTTTAGGAGAGTTAACGGGGATTGTTGAAGAATTTTACACTGGAAGAAATATTATCAAAGCGTACAATCAAGAAGAGCAAAGTATGAAACGTGTATTTGATTCAACGGAAGCAAATCGAAACATTTCACAAAAGGCAGATTTCTTAACCAACTGTGTCAATCCTCTTATCCGTTTACTTACCAGATTGGCTCACGTTGTTATTGCAGTGATTGCTGGATTTGCTATGATAAATGGTACTATGACCATAGGTGTAGTTCAAGCTTTTTTCCAATATATCAATCAAACAGCAGAGCCTTTAACGCAAGCATCCTATATGATTAATACATTACAATCAGCCTTAGCATCAGCAGAACGAACTTTCAAACTTCTAGATAGCGAAGAAGAAATAGTAGATACTTCAAACCCTATCATTCTTGAACGTGCCAAAGGACATATTACCTTTGATTACGTAAGTTTTGGCTATAATAAGGATCATTTACTAATGAAAGAAATTAGTTTTACCGCGAAACCAGGAGAAAAAATAGCAATAGTTGGTAGTACTGGTGCAGGTAAAACAACGTTAATTAATCTGCTAATGAGGTTTTATGAAATTAATAAAGGACAAATTTTAATTGATGGAATTTCCAGTACTGATATGACAAGAAAGGGTTTGCGTCAGAATTTTGGTATGGTGTTACAAGATACTTGGCTGTTTCATGGTACGGTAGCAGAAAATATTGCTTACGGAAAATCCTCTGCAACCCGTGAAGAAATTGTAGCTGCAGCAAAAGCCGCTAAAGTTGACTATTTTATCCGTACAATGCCTCAAGGGTATGATACAGTTTTAGATAACGATGGCGCTAACTTATCCGTTGGTCAACGACAACTTTTAACCATCGCTCGTGTGTTTTTATGTAATCCACCTATACTGATCCTGGATGAAGCAACTTCTAGTGTAGATACAAGAACAGAAATAGAAATAAGCAAAGCAATGGAAAAACTTATGAAAGGTCGAACTAGTTTTGTTATTGCCCATAGACTATCTACAATCCGTGACGCAGATAAAATTCTGTTTATGGAGAATGGTAATATTATTGAGCAAGGGAATCATAATGAGCTTTTACAGAAAAATGGAGCTTATGCATCATTATACTATAGTCAATTTGCTTAG
- a CDS encoding helix-turn-helix transcriptional regulator produces the protein MEIVRNLLNDSNTKVILTLLKDEEMYGFQIIEILSKNLNHAFHLKEGALYPHLYALEQKNYISSRMHEVENGRKRKLYKVTKKGKKFLEKKQEEREYSSNKINFVEHGRGKKEYDENYTITDIYHWSYEVSKQIRFKPDRNMVYEEILTHLYDKTNDLETAGMKREDAMLSTIESMGDVNQIGYIMKKVHNPLSGYLLRISQVLLIFSVLWISIFCFKNGGISYIIEGLKPQKNYWEENQQSYNEDNAYELIAELAPNCTATIEGYEFSIPKAFHRKATYVNQGKQYEDEIFEFILVAKHSPFLDSPKGILNHITAVDNLGNQYSDISGYGSEPSVVGNLTVERAFSSQFEMWIDDLSPDAEWIELQYDYLGRSFQLKIPTIEGDG, from the coding sequence ATGGAAATAGTTAGGAACTTACTAAATGATAGTAATACGAAAGTGATTTTAACTTTGTTAAAAGATGAAGAAATGTATGGTTTTCAAATAATTGAAATACTTTCTAAGAATTTAAATCATGCCTTTCATTTAAAAGAGGGTGCACTCTATCCACACCTTTATGCTTTAGAGCAGAAAAATTATATAAGCTCACGAATGCATGAAGTTGAAAATGGACGTAAACGAAAGCTTTATAAGGTAACAAAGAAAGGAAAGAAATTTTTAGAGAAAAAACAAGAAGAGAGGGAATACTCCTCCAATAAGATTAATTTTGTGGAACATGGCAGGGGGAAGAAAGAATATGATGAGAATTACACTATAACTGACATTTACCATTGGAGTTATGAAGTAAGCAAACAAATTCGTTTTAAGCCAGATAGGAACATGGTTTATGAAGAAATATTGACACATCTTTATGATAAGACAAATGATTTAGAAACTGCTGGTATGAAAAGAGAGGATGCTATGCTTTCTACAATAGAATCAATGGGAGATGTAAATCAAATTGGTTACATTATGAAAAAAGTTCATAACCCTCTTTCTGGATATCTTTTAAGAATTTCACAAGTACTACTCATTTTTTCTGTTCTTTGGATATCCATTTTTTGTTTCAAGAATGGTGGAATTAGCTATATAATCGAAGGATTAAAACCACAAAAGAATTACTGGGAAGAAAACCAGCAGTCCTATAATGAGGACAACGCTTATGAATTAATCGCTGAATTAGCACCAAACTGTACAGCAACGATAGAAGGGTACGAATTTTCTATTCCTAAGGCATTTCATCGAAAAGCTACTTACGTAAATCAAGGAAAACAATATGAAGATGAAATTTTCGAATTTATACTAGTAGCAAAACATAGTCCTTTCTTAGATTCCCCAAAAGGGATATTAAACCACATTACAGCAGTTGATAATCTCGGTAATCAATATTCTGATATATCAGGATATGGTAGTGAACCAAGTGTTGTTGGAAATCTAACTGTTGAACGAGCTTTTTCCAGTCAGTTTGAAATGTGGATTGATGATTTATCTCCAGATGCAGAATGGATTGAACTACAATATGATTATTTAGGAAGATCTTTTCAACTTAAAATACCAACAATAGAAGGAGATGGTTGA
- a CDS encoding amino acid ABC transporter ATP-binding protein — protein MLEINNVHKAFHKNEVLKGVSIKVNKGDVVVILGPSGSEKTTFLRCVNFLEKADAGEIVFDNQGILFSEASKKEINNIRKKTAFVFQNYNLFQNKTALENVTEGLIIARKIRKQEAINIAKHALDKVGLSDKYDYYPSKLSGGQQQRVGIARAIAVNPEVILFDEPTSALDPELIGEILAVMKSLAREGITMIVVTHEMSFAQDVANHIVFMDAGVIVEEGPPDQIFKKPKEERTKQFLRRIINDYDYSI, from the coding sequence ATGTTAGAAATTAATAATGTTCATAAAGCGTTTCATAAAAATGAAGTATTAAAAGGTGTTTCAATAAAAGTAAATAAAGGAGACGTAGTTGTAATTCTTGGACCAAGTGGATCAGAGAAAACTACCTTCCTTCGTTGTGTTAATTTCCTGGAAAAAGCAGATGCAGGTGAAATAGTATTTGATAATCAAGGGATATTATTTTCAGAAGCTTCGAAAAAAGAAATTAATAATATTAGAAAAAAGACAGCATTTGTATTTCAAAATTATAATCTATTTCAAAACAAAACAGCACTTGAAAACGTTACAGAAGGCCTTATTATTGCAAGAAAAATTCGAAAGCAGGAGGCGATTAACATTGCAAAACATGCCCTTGATAAGGTGGGGCTATCTGATAAATACGACTATTATCCGTCAAAGTTATCGGGAGGGCAGCAGCAAAGAGTTGGTATTGCAAGAGCGATTGCTGTAAATCCAGAAGTGATTTTATTCGATGAACCTACCTCTGCCTTAGATCCAGAGCTTATCGGCGAAATACTTGCCGTTATGAAATCACTTGCTCGTGAAGGAATTACAATGATTGTTGTAACCCATGAAATGTCTTTTGCCCAGGACGTTGCAAATCATATTGTTTTTATGGATGCTGGAGTTATTGTGGAGGAGGGGCCTCCAGATCAAATCTTTAAGAAACCAAAGGAAGAGAGGACGAAGCAGTTTTTAAGACGAATTATTAATGATTATGATTATTCTATATAG
- a CDS encoding TetR/AcrR family transcriptional regulator has protein sequence MKKYTEEGSDEIRMSIANALFSLLKDNALEDIGVGEICNNASVGRTTYYRYFGSKSGKNEALLFWFTYHWDELCKDGVLSAKDKDIMFLNYLYENKVKLLLLKSNNSIEIIDSFILYVYGPKENDEDFYFKYAGAGLWIGLVRAVMKNDFNDEIEIVQKKITESMLKLVLSASK, from the coding sequence ATGAAAAAGTATACAGAGGAAGGTTCAGATGAAATTAGAATGTCCATTGCAAATGCGTTGTTTTCGTTACTAAAGGACAACGCCTTGGAGGATATTGGAGTAGGTGAAATCTGTAATAATGCATCCGTTGGCAGGACAACCTACTACCGATATTTTGGTTCTAAAAGTGGAAAAAATGAAGCTCTGTTGTTTTGGTTTACTTATCATTGGGATGAGTTATGCAAAGACGGTGTTCTTTCTGCAAAGGATAAGGATATAATGTTCTTAAATTATTTATATGAAAACAAGGTCAAGCTACTATTACTGAAAAGCAATAACAGCATAGAGATCATTGATTCCTTTATTTTATATGTTTATGGTCCGAAAGAAAACGATGAAGACTTTTACTTCAAATACGCTGGTGCAGGCTTGTGGATTGGACTTGTTAGAGCTGTAATGAAGAATGATTTTAACGATGAGATCGAAATTGTACAGAAAAAAATTACAGAAAGTATGCTAAAGCTAGTCCTATCTGCATCGAAATAA
- a CDS encoding amino acid ABC transporter permease (The N-terminal region of this protein, as described by TIGR01726, is a three transmembrane segment that identifies a subfamily of ABC transporter permease subunits, which specificities that include histidine, arginine, glutamine, glutamate, L-cystine (sic), the opines (in Agrobacterium) octopine and nopaline, etc.) produces MRPFKPIFIFEALINLIPYLGVTLSIMFGTVFFGSLFGAAIASAKIKKKKGLKQLAEVYTLVLRCTPPIVLLFIVFYGLPEFMNNSFGININNINKGIFVTITLTLLFTATISEVMRTAYESIDRGQYEAGASVGMTELQIFRRIMLPQCIVVMLPNFCNSLVSLMKEGALAYTIGFIDLMGKGQLIIGNHYGAYALETYIALALIYWGMTILIEKIFALCEARLSRGKKI; encoded by the coding sequence ATGAGACCATTTAAACCTATCTTTATTTTTGAAGCACTAATAAATTTGATACCTTATCTAGGTGTTACCTTATCCATTATGTTTGGAACAGTTTTCTTTGGTTCTCTCTTTGGTGCAGCCATAGCCAGCGCTAAAATAAAGAAAAAGAAGGGATTGAAACAATTGGCAGAAGTGTACACCTTGGTATTACGGTGTACTCCACCGATTGTATTATTATTCATTGTATTTTATGGCCTTCCAGAATTCATGAATAACTCCTTTGGAATTAATATCAATAATATAAATAAAGGAATATTTGTAACCATAACCTTAACCTTACTTTTTACAGCGACGATTTCAGAAGTAATGCGAACTGCTTATGAATCCATAGATAGGGGCCAATATGAAGCGGGAGCTAGTGTAGGAATGACTGAATTACAAATTTTTCGAAGAATTATGTTGCCACAATGTATTGTTGTTATGCTGCCTAATTTCTGTAATTCACTTGTAAGCTTAATGAAAGAAGGTGCTCTCGCTTATACCATTGGATTTATTGACCTCATGGGAAAAGGACAATTAATCATTGGAAATCATTATGGAGCGTATGCATTAGAGACATATATTGCATTGGCATTGATCTATTGGGGTATGACCATTTTAATTGAAAAAATCTTTGCTTTATGTGAAGCTAGATTGTCCAGAGGAAAGAAAATTTAA